From a single Apium graveolens cultivar Ventura chromosome 2, ASM990537v1, whole genome shotgun sequence genomic region:
- the LOC141703474 gene encoding uncharacterized protein LOC141703474: MRRLEFDSEVGDKTLVALHPPCPEEVFGHVAKKELLHPWWILHVDGAVNNGGAGTGIVLIYLEGHHLMSVIHFKFYATNNDAEYEALINGLENALEMGVLNLTARSDSELVLNQVNGGFQARGPRMKLYLRYTQRLLGKFKEEAMLLGSIPLEIQEIPSILEIEVMQVDETPEETWMMPLLAYISKGTLPKDKFKARRLRYQAARYVVYDKVLYNRGFNQSLLRCIDEEEENYILREVHEGICENHSGVACWQ; encoded by the exons ATGCGGAGACTCG AATTTGACTCCGAAGTTGGTGACAAGACTCTGGTGGCATTACATCCGCCTTGTCCTGAAGAAGTTTTTGGACATGTGGCAAAAAAAGAACTTCTGCAtccttggtggatcttgcatgtaGATGGAGCAGTTAATAATGGAGGAGCGGGCACGGGCATAGTGCTTATATATCTGGAAGGCCATCATCTGATGAGCGTGATTCACTTTAAGTTCTATGCTACAAACAATGATGCGGAATATGAAGCATTGATCAATGGCCTGGAGAATGCCTTAGAAATGGGAGTTCTGAATCTGACTGCGAGGAGCGATTCAGAGCTTGTGCTAAACCAGGTGAATGGGGGGTTTCAAGCTCGAGGACCGCGGATGAAATTGTACTTGAGATACACGCAGCGACTGCTTGGAAAGTTCAAGGAG GAAGCTATGTTGTTGGGATCAATACCTCTGGAAATTCAGGAGATTCCTAGTATCCTGGAGATAGAGGTAATGCAAGTGGATGAAACTCCTGAAGAAACATGGATGATGCCTCTTCTTGCCTACATTAGCAAGGGAACACTTCCCAAAGACAAGTTTAAGGCCCGGAGACTCCGTTACCAGGCTGCGCGATATGTGGTGTATGATAAGGTACTGTATAATAGAGGTTTCAATCAATCGCTGCTCAGGTGTATTGATGAGGAAGAAGAAAATTACATTTTAAGGGAGGTGCATGAAGGAATTTGTGAAAATCACTCAGGGGTAGCTTGTTGGCAATGA